Within Rothia sp. ZJ932, the genomic segment GGTCGCGAAATCAATGTTATTGGGCGCGTTATCGAAAAGTACGCGGCACGCTTTGGCTACGGGGTTGTGCGCGACTTTACCGGTCACGGCGTTGGTAGGGAGTTCCACTCCGGTCTGATTATCCCCCACTATGATGCTTCCCCGGCATACGACACCGTTATTGAAGAAGGCATGATTTTCACGATTGAGCCGATGCTGACCTTGGGCGATATTGAGTGGGATATGTGGGAGGACGACTGGACGGTTGTCACCCGCGACCGCAAACGCTCAGCCCAGTTTGAGCACACTATGGTTGTCACTGCCGACGGCGTTGACATTCTGACTCTGCCCTAATTCTTTCGCATCTTCTCACTGACATTTTATTAAGAGCAATGAAAGGTAATCATGATGGCATCTGCACCCGAAACCATCACCGTGGAACTTCCGGCACCCACTAGGGCTGATCTCGCTATTGGCATCGATATTGGCGGCACCGGTATGAAAGGCGGCATTGTTGATACCCGCACCGGTCAACTGGTATCAGATCGTTTTCGCATTCCCACCCCCTCGCCGGCGACCCCCGAAAATTGCGCTGAGGTGGTACGCGAGATTGTTAGCGAGTTGCAGTCCCGCGAGCTTTCACCCGCTGAAGATTCAGCAATTGGTATTGATTTTCCTGCCATCGTCAAGAATGGTGTGACCCTCTCAGCGGCTAACGTTGACGAGTCGTGGATTGGTGCTGATTTGCAGAGCATTATGTCTGAGGCTTTGGGCGGTCGTACCGTGTATGCCCTCAACGATGCAGATGCAGCGGGTCTTGCCGAGGCAGTCTATGGTCAGGGACGCGATCAGGAAGGTCTGATTGCTATGATTACCTTGGGCACCGGTATTGGTTCTGCTCTGATTATGAATGGTCAGCTGATTCCCAATACCGAGCTAGGTCACCTTGAGATTGATGGGCACGATGCTGAGAGCAAGGCGTCCGCCCGTGCCCGCGAGCGCGAGGATCTTTCATGGAAGAAGTATGGCAAGCGTCTGCGCCGCTATTTCACCCACGTTGAGATGCTCTTCTCCCCTGATTTGTTCGTGGTCGGTGGGGGCGTTTCTAAGAACCCCGAGAAGTTCTTACCTTATTTTGAAGAGGATGTTAAGACTCCGATTGTGATGGCTCAGCTACGTAATAATGCGGGCATTGTGGGTGCTGCTATTTGGGCTCACGGTCAGCCGAAAGAAGTTGTCAAGCGTTCTGCGTAGGTAAAGTTGTGAACAGACAATAGACTGCGGGTTTCTTACCGAATGATGGGGTAAGAAACCCGCAGTTTTTTACCCATAAAATGCCATGATCTGTCTCACGATAAGGGATTATCTTGATATTTATCGGCATGTCGTTTGGATTGTAATCTGCGCTATACAATAGCGCTATGATAGGGGTATGTCAGATAAAGAACGCCCTGAGCTATCAACCCCTGTTTTTAAAGAATCACTTCTTAAGCACCTT encodes:
- the ppgK gene encoding polyphosphate--glucose phosphotransferase; translation: MASAPETITVELPAPTRADLAIGIDIGGTGMKGGIVDTRTGQLVSDRFRIPTPSPATPENCAEVVREIVSELQSRELSPAEDSAIGIDFPAIVKNGVTLSAANVDESWIGADLQSIMSEALGGRTVYALNDADAAGLAEAVYGQGRDQEGLIAMITLGTGIGSALIMNGQLIPNTELGHLEIDGHDAESKASARAREREDLSWKKYGKRLRRYFTHVEMLFSPDLFVVGGGVSKNPEKFLPYFEEDVKTPIVMAQLRNNAGIVGAAIWAHGQPKEVVKRSA